A stretch of Halichondria panicea chromosome 1, odHalPani1.1, whole genome shotgun sequence DNA encodes these proteins:
- the LOC135346503 gene encoding uncharacterized protein K02A2.6-like, which produces MLESLPVTAKEITFWTEKDPVLSRVRRMLASGWRDNTDAELKPYQQRHTQLSLHDGCVMWGSRVVIPPPGRERILKELHEGHPGISKMKSLARCFVWWPGMDKALEEKVKLCDACQRTRKLPPVAPIQPWEWPERPWARLHIDYAGPLLGHMFLVVVDAHSKWMEVKAVRHATTATTLTELRSIFATHSIPELLVSDNGSVFTSAEFKDFVKTQGIRHTTSAPYHPSTNGLAERAVQTFKAYMKKAPDAPLRDNLSQFLFQYRMTPHSTTGISPSELLLNRRPRSKLDLAIPNLTQKVRAKQLKQKIGHDQHAVARKFDVGDNVYVCDLPSKKDWVPGTIESTAGPLSFNVTLMTGQTFRRHADHLRPRSTVEQQPLTDWTDIPELDHDTETPDLNSEQSPPPPTGSTLATPSVRQSARATTAPDYLVDHY; this is translated from the coding sequence ATGCTGGAATCCCTACCAGTCACGGCAAAAGAAATCACATTCTGGACAGAGAAGGATCCGGTCCTCTCTCGAGTTCGCCGTATGCTTGCTTCTGGCTGGAGAGACAACACCGACGCAGAACTCAAACCCTACCAGCAACGACACACTCAACTTAGCCTCCACGATGGTTGTGTCATGTGGGGAAGTCGCGTGGTTATCCCACCTCCAGGAAGGGAGAGAATTCTCAAGGAACTTCATGAAGGACACCCGGGCATCTCGAAAATGAAGAGTCTCGCCCGATGTTTTGTATGGTGGCCCGGAATGGACAAAGCACTCGAAGAGAAAGTCAAGCTGTGTGACGCCTGCCAGCGAACCAGGAAACTCCCTCCAGTGGCACCGATTCAACCCTGGGAATGGCCAGAACGCCCCTGGGCTAGGCTGCACATCGACTACGCTGGCCCTCTTCTCGGACACATGTTCTTGGTCGTAGTAGACGCCCACTCGAAGTGGATGGAGGTGAAAGCTGTACGGCACGCTACCACGGCTACTACCCTCACTGAACTCAGGTCAATCTTCGCGACTCACAGCATACCTGAATTGCTCGTGTCAGACAACGGATCAGTATTCACCAGTGCTGAATTCAAGGACTTTGTAAAAACACAAGGAATTCGACACACTACCTCAGCACCATACCACCCCTCAACAAATGGATTGGCAGAACGAGCCGTCCAAACCTTCAAGGCTTACATGAAGAAAGCCCCTGATGCCCCACTCAGAGACAACCTATCTCAGTTTCTGTTTCAGTACAGAATGACGCCGCACTCCACAACAGGCATCTCCCCATCTGAGCTACTACTGAATCGCCGACCTCGCTCTAAGCTTGACCTAGCTATTCCGAACCTGACTCAGAAAGTTCGCGCAAAACAGCTGAAGCAAAAGATTGGTCATGATCAGCATGCTGTGGCTCGGAAGTTCGATGTTGGAGACAATGTCTATGTTTGTGATCTGCCCTCCAAGAAGGACTGGGTTCCCGGCACAATTGAAAGTACAGCTGGCCCTCTGTCTTTCAACGTTACCCTGATGACTGGTCAGACGTTTCGTCGACACGCAGATCATCTTCGCCCCCGCTCTACAGTCGAACAACAACCCCTGACTGATTGGACCGATATACCGGAACTAGATCATGATACCGAAACACCCGACTTGAACTCTGAAcaatcaccaccaccaccaactGGCTCGACACTAGCAACTCCAAGTGTTCGTCAGTCAGCTCGAGCGACAACCGCTCCAGACTACCTTGTGGACCATTACTAG
- the LOC135346342 gene encoding uncharacterized protein K02A2.6-like gives MLRDRIVCGCRDKKLQYKLLADPALTFDSALAVAKASELADRGTRNFSGQDASVNRLLDNRQRKPPPPREKPPSIGPTQPCFRCGAAHPATTCKFRTSTCHYCKKQGHISKVCRKRTRDSKADKTASRSTNQLTGSDDEEEDTDEYRLFYSSAGRTQPITVPVTLNGLDTTMEIDTGAALSVMNEHTYRLLWPKRKPPLKPTSIRLKTYTGEHIVVKGIIRVHVLYQAQQAELDLLVVAGKGPSLLGRDWLENLRLDWHSIKYSTIVADDLQEILDKHSTVFGKDLGHIKDAPATIHIDPAHKPRFCKARPVPYSRRSKVEKEISRLEEQGVIEPEFSDWAAPVVPVVKKDGSIRLCGDYKVTVNTVAKPDTYPLPRIEDIFASLANGKSFTKLDLAHAYQQISLTEESKVLMTVNTHKGLFRYNRLPFGVSAAPSNHGEPHVQGLPHVVVYIDDILVTGSTEEEHLRTLEEVLDRLEKAGARLKREKCRNADSCFPWWST, from the coding sequence ATGCTCCGAGACCGTATTGTTTGTGGATGTCGAGACAAGAAGCTCCAGTACAAGCTTTTGGCTGACCCTGCACTCACCTTTGACAGCGCTCTGGCTGTTGCAAAGGCATCGGAACTAGCCGATCGTGGCACCAGAAATTTCTCTGGACAGGACGCGTCTGTAAACCGTCTATTGGACAACCGTCAACGCAAGCCACCACCCCCTCGGGAGAAACCTCCCTCAATTGGCCCAACACAACCGTGTTTTCGTTGTGGTGCAGCTCATCCGGCAACTACGTGCAAGTTTCGCACAAGCACTTGTCACTACTGCAAGAAGCAAGGGCATATCTCAAAGGTCTGCAGAAAGAGAACAAGAGACTCAAAAGCAGACAAAACTGCATCTAGATCTACTAACCAGCTGACTGGTTCTGATGATGAGGAGGAGGACACAGATGAGTACCGCTTGTTCTACTCCTCCGCTGGCCGCACTCAGCCAATCACTGTACCTGTTACTCTCAATGGACTGGATACTACCATGGAAATTGACACAGGTGCAGCCCTCTCTGTGATGAATGAACACACATACCGATTGCTGTGGCCTAAACGGAAACCCCCTCTCAAACCCACTTCAATCCGACTCAAGACCTACACTGGTGAGCACATTGTGGTAAAGGGCATAATTCGTGTGCATGTTCTGTACCAAGCACAGCAGGCTGAATTGGATCTCCTTGTTGTTGCTGGCAAAGGACCCTCCTTGCTTGGACGAGACTGGCTGGAGAACCTAAGACTGGATTGGCACAGCATTAAATACTCAACGATTGTGGCCGACGATCTCCAGGAGATCTTGGACAAGCATTCCACAGTGTTCGGGAAGGACCTCGGGCACATCAAGGATGCTCCTGCCACTATTCATATTGATCCAGCGCACAAACCTCGATTTTGCAAGGCCCGTCCTGTTCCCTACTCTCGCCGCTCGAAAGTGGAGAAAGAAATCTCACGTCTCGAAGAACAAGGCGTTATTGAACCGGAGTTCTCCGATTGGGCAGCTCCTGTCGTACCGGTGGTCAAGAAGGATGGCTCTATCCGACTGTGCGGTGACTACAAGGTTACTGTCAACACTGTGGCTAAACCTGACACTTACCCTCTACCTCGTATTGAGGACATCTTTGCCTCTCTGGCAAATGGTAAATCATTTACTAAGTTAGACCTTGCACACGCCTACCAACAGATCTCACTGACGGAGGAATCCAAGGTCCTGATGACTGTCAACACTCACAAGGGTCTCTTTCGGTACAACCGTCTACCGTTTGGGGTCTCAGCTGCTCCATCGAACCATGGAGAGCCTCATGTGCAGGGTCTACCTCACGTAGTGGTGTATATTGACGACATCCTCGTGACAGGATCCACTGAAGAAGAGCACCTCCGCACTCTAGAAGAAGTCCTAGACAGACTTGAGAAGGCCGGAGCTCGCCTGAAACGTGAGAAATGCAGAAATGCAGATTCATGCTTCCCATGGTGGAGTACCTAG